CACCGGCGCGGGCCCCACCCCGACGCCGGGCACCGACACCGGCTCCTCCGTCGCCACCGCCCTGACCTGGGACGGGATGATCCCGTCCGGAATCGGCCCGGCGGCCGCGGCACTCCTGCCCCGGCCCGAGACCAGGGCGTGCAGCCCGCCGGCGAGCGCCATCCCGAAGATCCAGGAGAACGGCGCCACCACCCCGAAGGCCGGGACCAGCGCGACCGCGGCGGACACCGCGGCGGCCGGCAGGAAGGCGATCACCGCCCTGGGGTTGTAGCCCCTGCGGTAGAAGTACGCGCCCGCGGCATCGGCGGAGAACAGCGCGTCGACGTCGATCCGGCCGCGCCGTACGAGGTAGTAGTCGACCAGCAGAATCGCCACCAGGGGCCCGAGGAAGGCACCCAGCGCACCCAGGAAGTACTGGATCACCAGCGCCGAGGAATACAGCTTCCAGGGCATGACGACGACGGCCAGCACCGCGGTGATCATGCCGCCGCGCCTGAAGTTCAGATACTTCGGCGCGAGGTTGGCGAAGTCGTAGGCGGGCGAGACGAAGTTGGCGACGACGTTGATGCCGATGGTGGCGACGATGAAGGCCAGCGCGCCGATGACGGTGACCACCGGGTTGTCGATCTTCTGGATCACCTTCACCGGGTCGTAGATCGCCTCGCCGAACACCGAGATGGTGCCGGCGGTGACCAGCACGGCGACCACGGCGAAGGCGGTGAAGTTCACCGGCAGGCCGATGAGGTTGCCGCGCCGGTAGGAGCGGTGGTCGGGCGTGAAGCGGGCGAAGTCCGCGTAGTTGAGCACCAGGGTCAGGAAGGTCGCGACGGTCAGGCTGACCGCGATGAGACTCTGCCGGGCCTGCTCGGCACCGCTGAGGCCGGTGATGCTGCGGGTCAGCGAGATGTCCCCGCCGGCCCTGATGACCAGATAGAGCGCGAGGGCGAGCACCACCAGCCAGACCACCGGCCCGGTCGCGAAGTCCTGCACCTTGCGGATGAACTCCATCCCCCGCGTCAGCAGGGCGGCCTGGAGTCCCCACATCACCATGAACGCGACCCAGCCCAGCGTCGACAGGCCCAGCACGGAGTTGTGGTTGTACGCGTCCAGGCCGGGCGCGAGCTGCAGGGTCAGCAGCACGACGGCGGTGGAGGCCAGCCAGGTCTGGATGCCGTACCAGGCCACGGCCATCACCGCGCGCAGCAGCGCCGGGATGTTGGCCCCGTACACCCCCCAGCTGGCGCGGGCGAGCACCGGGTAGGGCACACCGGTGCGGTGCCCCGCGTGCCCCATGCGGTTCATCAGCCAGTAGACGATCGTGATGCCGGCCAGCAGCGCGACGAACACC
The sequence above is a segment of the Streptomyces lydicus genome. Coding sequences within it:
- a CDS encoding NCS1 family nucleobase:cation symporter-1 — translated: MTTPPQPDPRLFNEDLAPATERKWGTYSIFALWMSDTHAISNYAFASSLFVLGLPAWEVFVALLAGITIVYWLMNRMGHAGHRTGVPYPVLARASWGVYGANIPALLRAVMAVAWYGIQTWLASTAVVLLTLQLAPGLDAYNHNSVLGLSTLGWVAFMVMWGLQAALLTRGMEFIRKVQDFATGPVVWLVVLALALYLVIRAGGDISLTRSITGLSGAEQARQSLIAVSLTVATFLTLVLNYADFARFTPDHRSYRRGNLIGLPVNFTAFAVVAVLVTAGTISVFGEAIYDPVKVIQKIDNPVVTVIGALAFIVATIGINVVANFVSPAYDFANLAPKYLNFRRGGMITAVLAVVVMPWKLYSSALVIQYFLGALGAFLGPLVAILLVDYYLVRRGRIDVDALFSADAAGAYFYRRGYNPRAVIAFLPAAAVSAAVALVPAFGVVAPFSWIFGMALAGGLHALVSGRGRSAAAAGPIPDGIIPSQVRAVATEEPVSVPGVGVGPAPVPAEGS